One window from the genome of Yarrowia lipolytica chromosome 1B, complete sequence encodes:
- a CDS encoding uncharacterized protein (Compare to YALI0B02442g, some similarities with uniprot|P08965 Schizosaccharomyces pombe Meiosis protein mei2), whose amino-acid sequence MDTNVDLKTEFEKRSKALGIKVGGPLPNNNKENEHKPFISRFLTVNTPLTNHVRSVFQQFGSYVILAYTKNTLNVYFPDIRHAALAFSRFGGHRSCVYQPVDDTVVKALGKVGVRVHEGTVTCKPQEYNWYALVGEVNRIDTCPDTGDLMLEYYLSTRAYDALRIDTDLMKQSSTSRKDAQREKNIVTMAVVPRKNTIDLNRVANGLDTRTTLMIRNIPNKFTQKMLQDWVDETSKGTYDFLYLRMDFRNRCK is encoded by the coding sequence ATGGACACAAACGTGGACCTCAAGACGGAGTTTGAGAAGCGATCCAAGGCGCTGGGCATCAAGGTCGGCGGCCCCCTgcccaacaacaacaaggagaacgaACACAAACCCTTCATCTCCAGATTCTTGACAGTCAATACGCCACTCACCAACCACGTTCGGTCTGTGTTCCAACAGTTTGGATCCTACGTTATTCTGGCCTACACCAAGAACACGCTCAATGTCTACTTCCCAGACATCCGACACGCGGCGCTGGCCTTCTCCCGCTTTGGAGGACACAGATCATGTGTCTATCAGCCTGTGGACGACACGGTCGTTAAAGCTCTGGGGAAAGTGGGCGTCCGTGTCCACGAAGGGACCGTGACCTGCAAGCCCCAGGAGTACAATTGGTATGCTCTCGTCGGGGAGGTCAACCGGATCGACACCTGCCCTGACACTGGCGATCTCATGCTCGAGTACTACCTCTCTACTCGGGCTTACGACGCCCTCCGCATCGACACCGACCTCATGAAACAGTCGTCAACCTCGAGAAAGGATGCCCAACGCGAGAAGAACATCGTCACCATGGCCGTCGTGCCCCGCAAAAACACCATTGACCTCAACCGAGTTGCCAATGGGCTGGATACCCGCACCACTCTCATGATCCGAAACATCCCCAACAAGTTCACCCAGAAGATGCTTCAGGACTGGGTCGACGAGACGTCCAAGGGAACATACGACTTCCTCTATCTCCGGATGGACTTCCGGAACCGTTGCAAGTGA